Proteins from a genomic interval of Physeter macrocephalus isolate SW-GA unplaced genomic scaffold, ASM283717v5 random_739, whole genome shotgun sequence:
- the TMEM272 gene encoding LOW QUALITY PROTEIN: transmembrane protein 272 (The sequence of the model RefSeq protein was modified relative to this genomic sequence to represent the inferred CDS: substituted 1 base at 1 genomic stop codon), which yields MRRLLSKVVVIDDDDDDVYPSRQNVHKYYIHLLLSLFLFLWFFLGNYXVFSVYLPDFIPPFQQPQDYGKQEKTGWEEQGGLREGL from the coding sequence ATGAGGCGGCTTCTGTCCAAGGTCGTGGTGATTGATGACGATGATGACGATGTATATCCCTCGAGGCAGAACGTGCACAAATATTACATCCACCTCCTCCtcagcctcttcctcttcctctggttCTTTCTGGGAAATTACTAGGTCTTTTCTGTTTACCTGCCAGATTTTATTCCCCctttccagcagcctcaggattACGGGAAACAGGAGAAAACCGGTTGGGAGGAGCAGGGCGGCCTAAGAGAAGGACTGTGA